ACCCGGATGATCCGGACGATCCTGTCGATGAACTCGACGAGATCACGATCACGCTCTCGCAGTTCCCCGACACGATCGACCCGCTCGATCACATCACCGGCGACTACTTCGACATATACGATCACATTTACGAACCGCTGTTCGACTTCGAGCCCGGCGAAGGGATCTTCCCCCGCGTCGCCGAGGAGTGGGAAGCACAGGGCGACGGAACGACACACGTCTATCTCCGGGACGACGTTGTGTTCCACAACGGCGATCCTTTGACTGCCGGGGACGTAGCATGGACGATCAACCGAACCGTCGATCCGGAGAAGGGAGTTCCCAGCCCGATCGGAACCTTCGGACTCGGATCGATCGAGGGAGCCGAAGCCGTCGACGACACCACGGTGGCGATCAATTACGGTGCCGCCCCGGGACTCGCGGAGTTCGAGTTCGGTAACTACGCGAGAGCGATCAACAGGGACTGGGCGATCGAACAGCACGACGCCGAAAACGAGGCGATCTCGGGGGCGGATGCTGAGAACTTCAACGGAACCGGTCCCTACGAGGTCGTGGAGTTCGAATCCGGTGTCGAAGTCGTCGTCGAAGCGTTCGACGACTACTGGGGTCCCGACCCCCCGTTCGAGCGGATCACGTTCAACGCGGACGGCGAATCCAGCGGCCGCGCCGCCGCAATCGAAACCGGCGAGGCTGACGTCACAATAAACATCCTGCCGGAGGACGTCGCCACGATCAACCAGGCTCCCGACGCCGAGGTCAGGAACGTGACGAGTTTCCGGACCGTCTTCTGTCCGATGAAGAACACGGTCCCGCCGTTCGACAGCCAGGAGTTCCGGCAGGCGATGAACTACGCGGTCGACAACGAGGAGATCGTCAGCACGATCCTCTCCGGGTTCGGCGAACCCCGGGGCCAGCCCGTCTCGCCCGGAATCAACGGATTCAACCCGGACATCGAACCGTACGAGCAGGACATCGGAATGGCCGAGAGCCTCGTCGAGGAGAGCGGGTACGGCGACGTGGAGATCGAGCTGTACGCGCCTTCAGGTCGGTATCTCAACGACGCCGAAATCGGTGAGACTGTCGCAGACCAGATCGACCAGCTCGACAACGTGAACTGCGAGGCGAACATCGTCGAGTTCGGGGTCGTCTCGGACGCGAACCAGGCCGGCGTCGATCCCGACGAGTTCGAAGACACCTGGGAGATCCCGTTCTACATGATCGGGTGGGGCGTCATCACCGGCGACACCGACTACGGCGTCCAGGGCTTCTTTACGATCCCGGACAACCCGAACCGGACGTTCGACGACGAGGAGCTCAGCGACGCGATCCTCGAGAGCCAGCAGATCCAGGATCCCGACGACCGGCGCGAACAGCTCGAGTACGTCAACGAACTGGCCCACGAGAAGGCGCCGTTCGTCTACCTGCACACCCAGGAGAGCATCTACGGCGTCAACGAGCAAATACAGTGGGAGCCCCGCGAGGACGAAACCATCTACACCTGGGAGATGGACACGTAAGTCGCGACGGG
The Halalkaliarchaeum desulfuricum DNA segment above includes these coding regions:
- a CDS encoding ABC transporter substrate-binding protein → MTGASAASAGILSIAGCVGEEEEDPDDPDDPDDPDDPDDPDDPDDPVDELDEITITLSQFPDTIDPLDHITGDYFDIYDHIYEPLFDFEPGEGIFPRVAEEWEAQGDGTTHVYLRDDVVFHNGDPLTAGDVAWTINRTVDPEKGVPSPIGTFGLGSIEGAEAVDDTTVAINYGAAPGLAEFEFGNYARAINRDWAIEQHDAENEAISGADAENFNGTGPYEVVEFESGVEVVVEAFDDYWGPDPPFERITFNADGESSGRAAAIETGEADVTINILPEDVATINQAPDAEVRNVTSFRTVFCPMKNTVPPFDSQEFRQAMNYAVDNEEIVSTILSGFGEPRGQPVSPGINGFNPDIEPYEQDIGMAESLVEESGYGDVEIELYAPSGRYLNDAEIGETVADQIDQLDNVNCEANIVEFGVVSDANQAGVDPDEFEDTWEIPFYMIGWGVITGDTDYGVQGFFTIPDNPNRTFDDEELSDAILESQQIQDPDDRREQLEYVNELAHEKAPFVYLHTQESIYGVNEQIQWEPREDETIYTWEMDT